Proteins encoded within one genomic window of Dehalococcoidia bacterium:
- the thrC gene encoding threonine synthase, which produces MGQGIIKKYAAYLPIDNQTPSLSIGEGDTPLVKSRSIGAHLGLESLYFKLEGCNPTGSFKDRGMVVAVAKSLERGSPKLLCASTGNTSASAAAYGAAAGLETIVLVPKGNIAIGKMSQAIAYGARIITVNGNFDESLNIAIKLGEDEANFALVNSVNPHRIEGQKTASFELIDELGDSPDYVYIPVGNAGNITAYWKGFKEYLSIGKSTHSPRMMGIQASGAAPIVHGHPVANPETIATAIRIGNPASWATAITARDESKGTIDSVSDEEILSSYKRMAREEGIFCEPASAASIAGLIKHVNQGLDLRNKTIVCIITGNGLKDPPIANSLAEAPPEEALPSFQEVMKIIESNRG; this is translated from the coding sequence ATGGGTCAAGGAATCATAAAAAAATATGCGGCCTATCTTCCAATCGATAATCAAACACCTTCCTTAAGTATAGGAGAAGGGGATACGCCTTTAGTTAAATCCCGTTCTATTGGTGCCCATCTAGGTCTTGAATCTTTGTATTTTAAACTTGAAGGATGCAACCCCACTGGGTCTTTCAAAGACAGGGGAATGGTTGTGGCTGTAGCTAAGTCACTTGAGCGAGGTAGTCCCAAATTGCTATGTGCCTCTACAGGTAATACCAGCGCTTCAGCAGCAGCATATGGAGCTGCAGCTGGTCTTGAAACAATAGTACTTGTACCAAAGGGAAACATAGCCATAGGGAAAATGAGCCAAGCCATCGCTTATGGGGCTCGAATAATTACCGTCAACGGTAATTTCGACGAATCTTTAAATATTGCCATCAAGCTAGGTGAAGATGAAGCCAATTTCGCATTGGTCAACTCAGTAAATCCCCATAGAATTGAAGGTCAAAAAACTGCTTCATTCGAATTGATTGATGAATTAGGGGATTCGCCAGACTATGTATATATACCTGTAGGAAACGCTGGGAATATCACTGCTTATTGGAAAGGGTTCAAAGAATATTTAAGTATCGGAAAATCAACCCATAGTCCTCGTATGATGGGGATCCAAGCATCCGGGGCTGCGCCTATCGTGCACGGGCACCCAGTGGCAAATCCTGAGACGATTGCTACCGCTATTCGTATTGGAAATCCCGCAAGTTGGGCAACTGCCATTACTGCTCGTGATGAATCAAAAGGAACGATCGATTCAGTATCTGACGAGGAAATACTAAGTTCCTATAAGCGTATGGCAAGAGAGGAAGGTATTTTTTGTGAACCTGCCTCAGCTGCTTCTATTGCAGGCTTGATCAAGCATGTAAATCAAGGATTGGATCTACGTAATAAAACTATTGTATGCATAATTACTGGCAACGGACTTAAGGATCCACCAATCGCAAATTCACTGGCAGAGGCTCCCCCCGAAGAAGCTTTGCCTAGTTTTCAGGAAGTAATGAAAATAATTGAAAGCAATAGAGGATAA
- a CDS encoding homoserine dehydrogenase — translation MNKVKPIGIGLLGAGTIGAGVINALEGKSDLLTERIGRPVKLMGILVRNASNHHASSNIDLPFTENAEALITSDDVDIIIEVLGGEHPAIELINLAIKSNKHVVTANKEVMAKHGMALLHNANKEGVLIGYEGSVGGGIPIISALTHQLATNEISAVQAIINGTTNYILSNMSAGGASFNAALNEAQMKGFAEADSSYDVNGDDAAYKLAILSSVAFRSAIHDEDVFREGIESIGPEDFIYAKELGYCIKLLAISKLEGQFVRARVHPSLIPMDHPLAQVNGVDNAIELEGDLVEWSMLQGPGAGSGPTTSAILGDVINIGQKLDSAGLKPNNIEIASKYKSLPLDDLETKYYLRLHVKDLPGVMAKISRVLGDMNVSLATVIQKEIDDEAESTAEIVITTHKSLEKSMQNAIKQLKSLDVINAICSFIRIEDSGFSKS, via the coding sequence ATGAATAAAGTAAAACCAATTGGCATTGGCTTACTTGGAGCAGGTACTATCGGAGCTGGTGTTATAAATGCTCTTGAAGGCAAATCTGATTTACTTACAGAGCGAATCGGGCGACCGGTAAAACTGATGGGCATTCTAGTAAGAAATGCATCAAACCATCATGCATCTTCAAATATTGATTTGCCATTTACTGAAAACGCAGAAGCTCTAATCACGTCTGATGACGTAGATATAATTATAGAAGTATTAGGTGGTGAGCACCCTGCTATTGAATTGATAAACCTTGCCATTAAATCAAATAAACATGTTGTTACTGCAAATAAAGAAGTGATGGCTAAACATGGAATGGCGCTGCTTCACAATGCAAACAAAGAAGGAGTTTTAATAGGCTATGAAGGATCAGTTGGGGGAGGTATCCCCATTATTTCGGCGCTAACGCACCAATTAGCTACTAACGAAATTAGTGCAGTTCAAGCAATCATTAATGGAACTACAAATTATATTCTCTCAAATATGTCAGCAGGCGGAGCCTCTTTCAATGCAGCCTTAAATGAAGCTCAAATGAAAGGGTTCGCAGAAGCCGACTCTTCATATGACGTTAATGGTGATGATGCAGCTTACAAATTGGCAATTCTTAGCTCTGTGGCATTTCGGTCCGCAATTCATGATGAAGATGTATTTAGAGAAGGGATTGAGTCAATAGGGCCCGAAGATTTTATTTATGCAAAAGAGCTTGGATATTGCATCAAGCTGTTAGCGATCAGCAAACTGGAAGGCCAATTCGTACGAGCGCGTGTTCATCCTTCTCTTATTCCTATGGATCATCCATTAGCGCAAGTGAATGGTGTTGATAATGCAATTGAATTAGAGGGGGATCTTGTAGAGTGGTCAATGCTACAGGGACCAGGCGCAGGCTCGGGTCCGACTACTTCTGCCATCCTAGGTGATGTCATTAACATTGGGCAAAAATTAGATTCTGCCGGACTGAAACCAAACAATATTGAAATCGCCTCAAAATATAAGTCCTTACCGCTTGATGATTTGGAAACAAAATACTACCTTCGCCTCCATGTCAAAGATTTACCAGGAGTAATGGCGAAAATTTCTAGAGTTCTTGGTGATATGAATGTTAGTCTTGCAACAGTAATCCAAAAAGAAATTGACGACGAAGCCGAGTCTACGGCTGAAATTGTCATTACAACTCATAAATCCTTAGAAAAATCAATGCAGAACGCAATCAAGCAGCTAAAATCCTTAGACGTAATCAATGCTATTTGCAGTTTCATACGCATTGAAGACAGCGGATTTAGTAAATCTTGA
- the ssb gene encoding single-stranded DNA-binding protein, translating to MVGLNKIMVIGNVGTDPEMRYTPSGSPVTSFRIATSRSYNAQDGERKQETEWFTVVAWNSLAEQVNQYLAKGRRAYVEGRLQSHSFQGNDGQMRFRNEIIANRVLFLDRPSSGENYEDYGNASSISTQEFYGSEANSPEDLPF from the coding sequence TTGGTAGGACTAAATAAAATTATGGTAATAGGGAACGTGGGTACTGACCCCGAGATGCGGTACACGCCCTCCGGAAGTCCTGTAACGTCTTTTCGCATTGCTACAAGTAGATCTTACAACGCACAAGATGGAGAGAGAAAACAGGAAACTGAATGGTTTACTGTTGTTGCGTGGAATAGCTTGGCGGAGCAAGTTAATCAATATTTGGCTAAGGGCCGCAGAGCTTACGTTGAAGGAAGGCTTCAAAGTCATTCCTTCCAAGGCAATGACGGGCAAATGCGCTTTCGCAATGAAATTATTGCAAATCGCGTCCTATTTCTTGACAGGCCTAGTTCGGGTGAAAATTACGAAGATTATGGGAATGCTAGTTCCATTTCCACCCAAGAATTTTACGGGAGTGAAGCTAACTCACCTGAAGACTTACCCTTTTAA
- the rpsF gene encoding 30S ribosomal protein S6, which produces MRQYELVLMINPEADQERVDAVVERVRKITVDHGGDIISENNWGRRKLAYKIGSYTEANYHQANIQMENDGTHALESNLKLADDVIRHLLVRAED; this is translated from the coding sequence GTGCGCCAGTACGAATTAGTTTTAATGATTAACCCAGAAGCTGATCAGGAGCGGGTCGATGCAGTAGTTGAGCGTGTCCGCAAAATTACTGTTGACCACGGTGGTGACATTATCAGTGAAAACAACTGGGGTAGACGCAAGCTTGCCTATAAAATTGGCTCATATACTGAAGCAAACTACCATCAAGCTAATATCCAAATGGAAAATGACGGAACTCATGCATTGGAAAGTAATTTAAAGCTGGCAGATGATGTTATACGCCATTTGCTAGTCCGTGCAGAGGACTAG
- a CDS encoding serine hydroxymethyltransferase: MSVLAENDPAIADAIKKETERQRRNIVLIASENYASSAVLEAQGSALTNKYAEGYPGRRYYGSCEYVDIAEQFAIDRSKELFGAQHSNVQPHSGATANLEAYAAICEPGDTIMGLRLDQGGHLTHGSSVNFSSKLYNFVAYGLNSETEQLDYEEISALARQSMPKVIVAGYTAYPRTIDFARFRQIADEVGAILMVDMAHISGLVASGAHPSPVPYASVITSTTHKSLRGPRGAFILCTEDYQRNIDRAVFPYAQGGPLMHAVAAKAVCFQEALSPDFKKYGADIVENARAMASALEGAGIRIVSGGTDNHLMLVDLRPINLTGAEAEDALGKVGITANKNAIPNDPQPPRITSGLRLGTPAITSRGFGVEESQKVAQFIVRALNEKDNPAQLKVIADEVNQLTANFPVPGIDY; the protein is encoded by the coding sequence TTGAGTGTCCTTGCAGAAAATGACCCAGCAATTGCAGATGCAATAAAAAAAGAAACCGAAAGGCAACGTAGAAATATCGTACTGATTGCCTCTGAGAATTACGCAAGCAGCGCAGTACTTGAAGCGCAAGGTTCGGCTCTGACTAATAAATATGCAGAAGGCTATCCTGGCAGGCGCTATTACGGCTCATGTGAATATGTCGACATTGCAGAGCAGTTTGCTATAGATAGATCAAAGGAGCTTTTCGGAGCGCAGCACTCTAATGTACAGCCACATAGCGGTGCAACCGCTAATTTAGAAGCCTATGCTGCAATCTGTGAACCAGGGGACACAATCATGGGGTTGCGTCTTGACCAAGGAGGACATCTAACTCATGGCAGTTCCGTTAATTTCTCCTCAAAACTTTATAATTTCGTTGCATATGGGCTGAATTCAGAAACAGAGCAACTGGACTACGAAGAGATTTCTGCACTTGCGCGACAGTCAATGCCAAAAGTAATTGTAGCGGGCTATACCGCCTATCCTAGGACAATTGATTTTGCTCGCTTCAGGCAGATTGCAGATGAAGTAGGGGCAATATTAATGGTCGACATGGCTCATATCTCTGGCCTTGTAGCTTCAGGGGCTCATCCTTCTCCGGTTCCATATGCATCGGTAATCACTAGCACAACGCACAAATCCCTAAGAGGGCCAAGAGGCGCATTCATCCTATGCACTGAGGATTACCAGAGAAACATAGACCGTGCTGTATTCCCATATGCTCAGGGTGGCCCGCTAATGCATGCCGTTGCAGCCAAGGCAGTTTGCTTCCAGGAAGCACTTTCACCAGATTTTAAAAAATATGGTGCCGATATCGTTGAAAATGCGCGCGCAATGGCTTCAGCGCTCGAAGGTGCGGGGATTCGAATCGTATCCGGCGGGACAGACAATCACTTAATGCTAGTTGATTTGAGGCCCATTAATTTAACTGGTGCTGAGGCCGAGGATGCACTGGGTAAAGTAGGCATAACCGCAAATAAAAATGCGATTCCGAATGATCCCCAACCACCTCGAATTACTAGCGGTTTAAGGCTAGGAACACCTGCGATTACCAGCAGAGGGTTTGGGGTTGAGGAGTCGCAAAAAGTCGCCCAATTTATTGTTAGGGCTCTCAATGAAAAAGATAATCCTGCGCAATTGAAAGTAATCGCTGATGAGGTTAACCAATTAACTGCAAACTTCCCTGTCCCTGGAATTGATTATTAA
- the mfd gene encoding transcription-repair coupling factor: MDASKLINVFDDIEEYRSINQLVGSSYLKIGSVPDSSKAILISRLQKDQNRPILVICPSADSARELTQSLEKYSSESNKAFHFPEAEILPFERLSIEAGTVHERLVALGSIYSATSNPPIIITSIMGLLQKTLDPEIYKHYAQVLDTGEKISYESMFLNWNNLGYSVDATVERMGSAAKRGGIIDIFSTAHEMPCRIDMWGDVIDKICTFDLLTQRSLDTHMPLKIYPAKEILPQLSNNQQINELISRLDFSQMDQLEIDRVQEELANLIAGIHSEHAAMYSGFFLQHTLLDHLPENTLIITNEFSEITELATQIETRLIQLRKLKESRSELPFNFPSVLCSWDDAKAHLKRFSSQISLSRYLYPDRETDSVNFPFSPAPSYHGAIEKMASDIKMGSLGKVVLSTRHAERLREILSENDIGVSESDSITGDVSYYNPILTDSTHSTGYVVEDLEKNQKILTLLTDTELFGTKKQFVSKPKRHSSKFRSTSIEELIHGEYVVHADHGIGKFIGTVIRSEESPKEYLVLEYAEKDRLYIPMEQLSRITPYSGGTDTPPNPTRLGTQEWTRTLARAKESTKKLAFDLLELYAQRESVKGFSHETDSTWQYEMEDAFPFIETPDQLTAIQDVKYDMQQPRPMDRLICGDVGYGKTEIALRAVFKSILSRKQAAILVPTTVLASQHHQTLSDRLAPFPVSVELLSRFKSPKEQQEILLKLKNGTIDVIVGTHRLVQKDIEFKNLGIVIIDEEHRFGVNHKEQLKSLREEVDVLTLSATPIPRTLHMALAGIRDISTIQTPPEERLPVRTFLAEKSNDLIKEAIQREIDRGGQVFYLHNRVQSIQFVASQIRLMLPHVKIAVAHGQMPENDLSTVMDEFAEGEADVLVCTTIIESGLDIPNVNTLIVENADKFGLAQLYQLRGRIGRRAQRSYAYLMVEHGKTLTNTAQKRLETILAANELGAGFKIAMKDLEIRGAGNLLGADQSGHVHAIGFEMYSKLLAEAVEELRSQNNETASVKHSRSEAIIDLELTASIPEAFIEDMPTRMRMYQKLANVRDKKDITNLQDEIAERFGRKLPDEMHNLIFSTRVKYLAEIANVQSIHQKHNEIQIRMNEEIAGARYALATCLGANVHVGNQFITIRTDKDTDPWGKKLIETLENLYSFQEKLYSLNEEITNFQNPKTLKSD; this comes from the coding sequence ATGGATGCCTCAAAACTAATCAATGTTTTTGATGATATTGAAGAATACAGGTCTATTAACCAGTTAGTAGGAAGCTCTTACTTAAAAATCGGGTCAGTACCTGATTCTTCTAAAGCTATATTGATTTCAAGGCTACAAAAAGATCAAAATCGTCCAATTCTGGTTATCTGCCCCTCAGCTGACTCCGCACGCGAGCTAACCCAAAGCCTTGAAAAATACTCCAGTGAGAGTAATAAAGCTTTCCATTTCCCCGAAGCTGAGATTCTCCCTTTCGAAAGGCTTTCAATTGAAGCCGGAACCGTACACGAGCGACTGGTGGCCCTAGGGTCTATATATTCGGCTACATCTAATCCTCCGATTATTATCACCTCAATCATGGGCCTACTACAAAAAACTTTAGATCCCGAAATTTATAAACATTACGCACAAGTATTAGATACGGGTGAAAAAATATCCTACGAATCCATGTTTTTAAACTGGAATAATCTAGGATATAGCGTCGACGCTACAGTGGAACGTATGGGTTCAGCAGCTAAACGGGGCGGGATTATCGACATTTTCTCCACTGCCCACGAAATGCCTTGCAGGATAGATATGTGGGGAGATGTCATAGATAAAATTTGCACATTTGATCTGCTAACTCAACGGTCATTAGATACTCATATGCCTTTAAAAATATACCCAGCCAAGGAAATTCTTCCACAGCTATCGAATAATCAACAGATTAATGAATTGATCTCCCGCTTAGATTTCTCACAAATGGATCAACTTGAAATCGACAGAGTGCAAGAAGAACTAGCAAATCTTATAGCTGGTATCCACTCTGAACATGCTGCTATGTATTCTGGGTTTTTTCTACAACACACGTTATTAGATCATTTACCAGAAAACACATTAATAATCACAAACGAATTCTCAGAGATAACTGAATTAGCGACTCAGATTGAAACTAGGCTGATTCAGCTACGAAAATTAAAAGAAAGTAGATCTGAATTACCCTTCAATTTCCCTTCAGTATTATGCTCCTGGGATGATGCCAAAGCCCATCTAAAGAGATTTAGTAGTCAAATTTCATTATCAAGGTACCTTTATCCTGACCGAGAAACCGATTCGGTTAATTTCCCATTTTCTCCAGCACCGAGTTATCACGGAGCAATTGAAAAAATGGCCTCTGATATAAAAATGGGCTCTCTGGGGAAAGTCGTGCTCTCTACACGTCATGCAGAACGACTTAGGGAAATTCTTTCAGAAAATGATATAGGCGTTTCTGAATCCGACTCAATCACTGGAGATGTCTCTTACTACAACCCTATTCTTACAGATTCAACTCACTCTACAGGGTATGTTGTTGAAGATCTAGAAAAAAATCAAAAAATATTAACCCTGCTGACTGACACTGAGTTATTTGGTACTAAAAAGCAATTTGTTTCAAAGCCTAAAAGGCATTCTTCCAAATTTCGATCAACCTCTATCGAGGAATTAATTCATGGAGAATACGTTGTACATGCGGATCATGGGATTGGAAAATTCATAGGGACAGTAATTCGCTCTGAGGAAAGCCCTAAAGAATACCTAGTATTAGAGTACGCCGAAAAAGATCGACTCTACATACCCATGGAGCAACTTTCCAGAATCACGCCTTACTCTGGAGGTACGGATACTCCTCCAAATCCTACAAGGTTAGGCACACAAGAATGGACTAGAACGCTTGCAAGAGCAAAAGAGTCTACAAAAAAACTAGCCTTTGATCTTCTAGAATTGTATGCACAGAGAGAGTCTGTTAAGGGGTTTTCTCACGAAACTGATTCAACTTGGCAGTATGAAATGGAAGACGCATTTCCTTTCATAGAGACACCTGATCAGTTGACCGCAATTCAAGATGTTAAATATGACATGCAACAACCCCGCCCAATGGATCGTTTGATCTGCGGAGATGTTGGCTACGGAAAAACTGAAATAGCGTTGAGAGCAGTTTTTAAATCAATTCTAAGTCGCAAGCAAGCAGCTATATTGGTACCCACGACTGTACTTGCTTCACAGCATCATCAAACATTGTCAGACCGATTAGCACCGTTCCCTGTAAGTGTTGAGTTACTTAGTCGATTTAAATCCCCTAAAGAACAACAGGAGATTCTACTCAAGTTAAAAAACGGCACTATTGATGTAATAGTAGGGACACACCGACTCGTACAAAAAGATATCGAATTCAAGAACCTTGGCATAGTGATTATTGACGAAGAGCATCGTTTCGGAGTAAATCACAAAGAGCAACTAAAATCATTACGCGAAGAGGTAGATGTTCTCACTTTAAGTGCTACACCAATACCAAGAACGTTGCATATGGCCTTAGCCGGTATACGTGATATCTCAACAATACAAACTCCACCTGAAGAAAGACTTCCTGTAAGAACATTCCTTGCCGAAAAATCCAATGATTTAATCAAGGAAGCTATTCAACGTGAAATAGACAGAGGTGGTCAAGTTTTCTATCTGCACAACCGAGTACAAAGTATTCAATTTGTAGCGTCTCAAATTCGCCTTATGCTACCTCATGTAAAAATAGCCGTCGCCCATGGGCAAATGCCAGAAAATGATCTCTCTACAGTGATGGATGAATTTGCTGAAGGCGAAGCAGATGTTTTGGTTTGCACTACTATCATTGAGTCCGGATTAGATATTCCGAACGTTAACACTTTGATCGTAGAAAATGCCGATAAATTCGGTCTTGCTCAGCTCTATCAACTACGCGGAAGGATTGGTAGGAGAGCGCAAAGATCTTATGCATATTTAATGGTAGAACATGGCAAAACACTGACAAATACCGCTCAAAAACGCCTAGAAACAATATTAGCTGCTAACGAACTCGGAGCAGGCTTTAAGATCGCGATGAAAGACTTAGAAATACGTGGAGCTGGCAATCTACTTGGAGCAGATCAAAGCGGTCATGTTCATGCAATAGGATTTGAAATGTACTCCAAGCTTTTGGCAGAGGCCGTAGAAGAATTACGCAGTCAAAATAATGAGACTGCTAGCGTTAAGCATTCAAGATCTGAGGCAATTATTGATTTAGAGTTGACCGCTTCAATTCCTGAAGCATTCATTGAAGATATGCCTACCCGAATGAGAATGTATCAAAAATTAGCGAATGTCAGAGATAAAAAGGATATTACAAACCTTCAAGACGAAATTGCTGAGAGATTTGGAAGGAAATTACCTGACGAAATGCACAATCTGATATTTTCGACCAGAGTAAAATATCTTGCAGAAATCGCGAATGTTCAATCCATACACCAAAAGCACAATGAAATTCAAATTCGAATGAACGAGGAAATAGCAGGAGCGCGATATGCATTAGCAACATGCTTAGGCGCTAATGTACATGTAGGCAACCAATTCATTACGATAAGGACAGACAAGGATACTGATCCTTGGGGGAAAAAATTGATTGAAACTCTAGAAAATCTCTATTCCTTCCAAGAAAAGCTTTATTCCTTAAACGAAGAGATTACTAATTTTCAGAACCCGAAGACCTTGAAGAGCGACTAG
- the proB gene encoding glutamate 5-kinase has protein sequence MARQIPPFKNDALVYKRIVVKAGTNVLTHGGSDLNRAAMDSLVDQIAKAWSEGIEILLVTSGAIAAGREVEPNISGGKSIGASQMLAAIGQSRLMHAYQELFSKRGITVAQALLTAQDVDDQIGYQNVRNTLVGLLERRIIPIVNENDVVDTAEINNQRFGDNDVLSAIVAKIVSADLLLLLTDTDGLFTSDPKRNQQAKLISKVEIIDESIMSLAEEHSSNISRGGMISKLESARYATDAGVAVIVAPGNLKNVIQISAFGSQVGTLFTAKVDYGGKNG, from the coding sequence ATGGCAAGGCAAATACCACCGTTTAAGAATGATGCTTTGGTTTATAAAAGAATTGTAGTTAAAGCAGGGACGAACGTTTTGACACATGGGGGTTCTGATCTTAATCGAGCTGCAATGGACTCCCTTGTTGACCAGATTGCCAAAGCTTGGAGCGAAGGAATTGAAATTTTATTAGTGACCTCGGGAGCAATTGCCGCAGGTCGTGAGGTAGAGCCAAATATTTCAGGAGGAAAAAGTATAGGAGCTAGCCAAATGCTCGCGGCTATTGGCCAAAGTAGGTTGATGCATGCCTACCAAGAACTATTCTCCAAGAGAGGTATCACAGTGGCGCAAGCGTTGCTAACCGCACAGGATGTTGATGATCAAATTGGATATCAAAATGTGAGGAACACCCTGGTGGGCCTTTTAGAGAGAAGGATAATTCCTATAGTTAATGAAAATGACGTAGTCGATACTGCTGAAATTAACAATCAGCGTTTTGGTGATAATGATGTTTTGTCTGCGATAGTCGCAAAAATTGTAAGTGCTGATCTTTTACTATTACTGACTGACACTGACGGCTTATTCACTTCAGACCCCAAACGCAATCAGCAAGCAAAATTGATTAGTAAAGTTGAAATTATTGATGAGTCGATTATGTCGCTAGCTGAAGAGCACAGTAGCAATATTAGTCGTGGAGGAATGATTTCTAAATTGGAGTCAGCACGTTATGCGACAGACGCTGGGGTAGCGGTAATTGTGGCCCCCGGAAATCTCAAAAACGTTATACAGATTTCTGCATTTGGATCTCAAGTGGGCACCTTATTCACTGCAAAAGTAGATTATGGAGGCAAAAATGGTTAA
- a CDS encoding glutamate-5-semialdehyde dehydrogenase gives MVNSTNSLELIQKAGKARDAFRDLRTLSSERKNIALNAIADSLDQSHEEILQANMIDMELGQKDGLSTAVLGRLLLDETRLNSMSMDLRSVASLPDPVGESFDAKTLDNGIKIEKRRVPLGVIGCVYESRPNVTTDIVALCLKSGNTVILRGGKEAVNSNAALIKLIRQALEKSDISADVVQFINSTDRSVVDQMIRANDCIDLFIPRGGASLIQYVRDNATVPSITGGIGVVHIYADESADLQKVVEIVHNAKTQRPDVCNALDTLLVHSTIAADLLASLVPNITSAGVEIRCDKRALSVMGSAGSSELVKAAEESDFGQEFLSLIMSVKILDSIDDAIDHIEEFGSGHTEAIITENPQSANKFLDEVEASVVLVNASTRFNDGGQLGLGAEVAISTNKLHARGPMGLKELTTYKWIAFGQGQVR, from the coding sequence ATGGTTAATTCAACAAATAGCCTTGAGCTGATCCAAAAAGCTGGAAAAGCGAGAGATGCCTTCCGAGATTTACGGACTCTTTCATCTGAAAGAAAAAATATAGCATTAAATGCGATTGCAGATTCATTAGACCAAAGTCACGAAGAAATATTGCAAGCGAATATGATTGATATGGAGCTTGGCCAAAAAGATGGATTATCAACTGCAGTTTTAGGCCGGCTTTTGCTTGATGAAACACGTTTAAATAGCATGTCAATGGATCTTCGCTCGGTTGCATCTTTGCCTGATCCTGTAGGGGAGAGTTTTGATGCTAAGACTCTGGATAATGGAATAAAAATTGAGAAGCGCCGGGTACCTTTAGGAGTGATTGGCTGCGTATATGAGAGCAGGCCTAACGTAACTACCGACATTGTTGCCCTGTGTTTGAAATCAGGTAACACCGTAATCCTTCGGGGAGGTAAAGAGGCAGTTAATTCCAACGCTGCCTTGATTAAACTTATTAGGCAAGCTTTGGAAAAGTCAGATATTTCAGCTGATGTAGTTCAATTTATAAATAGCACAGATAGATCTGTGGTGGATCAAATGATTCGGGCTAATGACTGTATAGATTTATTTATACCTCGTGGGGGAGCCTCGTTAATACAGTACGTTAGAGATAACGCTACCGTTCCTTCAATTACAGGAGGTATCGGAGTGGTTCATATTTACGCAGATGAGTCTGCAGATTTACAAAAAGTGGTCGAAATTGTGCACAATGCGAAGACGCAGCGACCTGACGTCTGCAATGCTTTAGATACGCTGTTAGTTCATTCAACCATTGCTGCGGATTTGTTGGCGTCGCTAGTGCCGAATATAACTAGTGCAGGAGTAGAGATACGTTGTGATAAACGAGCTTTGTCTGTTATGGGTTCTGCTGGTTCTTCCGAATTAGTAAAGGCTGCAGAAGAAAGTGATTTTGGACAGGAATTCCTCTCATTAATTATGTCAGTGAAGATTTTGGATAGTATCGACGACGCTATCGATCACATAGAAGAATTTGGTTCTGGCCATACTGAAGCGATCATCACTGAAAATCCTCAGTCGGCAAATAAATTTCTTGATGAAGTTGAAGCATCTGTCGTTTTAGTAAATGCTAGTACCAGATTTAACGATGGCGGGCAATTGGGATTAGGTGCAGAAGTTGCAATAAGTACTAATAAATTGCATGCACGCGGTCCGATGGGACTAAAAGAGCTCACAACTTATAAATGGATTGCTTTTGGGCAAGGCCAAGTAAGGTGA
- a CDS encoding amidohydrolase family protein: MKDQTFASMFGKSDLNLPSTEDLIRSMEADDIDASVVMGYGWCDYEIAKASNDFILETAQKYHPKIIPFCSVHPDWGDLAVYEIERCLSLGAKGIGELHPTSQSIDLALSESISSLVQISSENDMPIVIHGSEPVGHKYPGKGLTSPEQLASFAMRFPEASLVFAHWGGGLPFYALMPEVRELLKNVFFDSAASPFLYDPSIFSIADQIIGAEKIIFGSDYPLLSAKRVMRQVFETLSPEKTKLIIGENANNLLHWFT; encoded by the coding sequence ATGAAGGATCAAACATTTGCATCGATGTTCGGTAAAAGTGATTTGAATTTGCCTTCGACTGAAGATCTTATTCGATCAATGGAAGCAGATGATATTGATGCTTCGGTAGTAATGGGGTACGGATGGTGTGATTACGAAATAGCAAAAGCTTCTAATGATTTCATTTTAGAGACAGCCCAAAAATACCACCCTAAGATAATTCCATTTTGTTCGGTACATCCGGATTGGGGAGACCTAGCTGTTTACGAAATTGAGAGGTGCCTCTCTCTTGGTGCAAAAGGAATTGGAGAATTACATCCCACTTCGCAATCTATAGATCTCGCTCTTAGCGAATCTATATCTTCATTAGTTCAAATTTCTAGTGAAAATGATATGCCTATAGTTATCCATGGATCGGAGCCAGTAGGTCATAAATATCCAGGTAAAGGACTTACGTCGCCAGAACAATTAGCTTCGTTTGCTATGCGGTTTCCCGAAGCTTCACTTGTCTTTGCTCACTGGGGAGGCGGATTACCATTTTATGCGTTGATGCCTGAAGTCCGCGAACTACTAAAAAATGTGTTTTTTGATAGCGCTGCATCGCCATTCTTGTACGATCCGTCAATATTTAGTATTGCAGATCAGATTATAGGGGCCGAGAAAATTATTTTTGGCTCGGATTATCCTTTGTTAAGTGCAAAGCGCGTAATGAGGCAGGTTTTTGAGACGCTGAGCCCTGAGAAAACTAAGCTCATCATAGGTGAAAACGCGAACAATCTTTTACACTGGTTTACTTAA